One stretch of Comamonas testosteroni DNA includes these proteins:
- a CDS encoding AMP-dependent synthetase/ligase — MNQASETDVLGLQAEKQYLTIEQVQTLPELLAMRVRCTPSAEAYREFDESTNAWKSLSWVETAERVALWSHALCASNLPVGARIAILLPNGFDAMTIDQACLRCGYVPVPLHAIDNAGSIAYILADSGASLLVVADVKAWQKICATGQNLPELQAVIHAQQGRPNDSSNACIVPIEQAEQDSVKALQRKPVIVLSAWLQAGQRRTSALPLPPKKTELAGIVYTSGTTGKPKGVMLTHDNVVSDLHAVMQRVKAFPEDVFLSFLPLSHTFERTAGYYLAVATGSCVAYARSVAQLAQDMKQVKPTVLISVPRIYERVYAKVQESLASSPLKHKLFDAAVSKGWKSFCAHQGMPLGEQLEVKANWACALPGWLLRKLVAQPLLAQFGGRLRVAVSGGAPLSPTIARTFLGLGLPMVQGYGMTETAPVVSANGLDDNWPDTVGRVLPGIEVRIGEDQELQVSGPVVMRGYWNRPEDTAKAFTADGWLRTGDQASIENGRIRIKGRIKEIIVTSTGEKVPPNDVEQAILVDPLFEQVFVIGEDRPFIACIAVVSQMEWEMLATSVGLNPNDGSSLHHAAAEREVLTRIEKQTRNFARYAVPRAIHLVRDSWNIDNGLMTPTLKLKRKNLMACYEDAIEQMYVKPIDSWKTKAQ, encoded by the coding sequence ATGAACCAAGCAAGTGAAACCGATGTACTGGGCCTCCAAGCAGAGAAACAGTATTTGACTATCGAGCAAGTGCAAACCTTGCCAGAGCTCCTGGCCATGCGCGTTCGCTGCACGCCATCGGCCGAGGCTTACCGGGAGTTCGATGAGAGCACAAATGCCTGGAAAAGCCTGAGCTGGGTCGAAACAGCGGAACGCGTCGCTCTGTGGAGCCACGCCTTATGCGCCTCGAATCTTCCTGTCGGTGCAAGGATTGCAATCTTGCTGCCCAATGGCTTTGATGCAATGACCATCGACCAGGCCTGTCTGCGCTGTGGTTACGTGCCAGTTCCTCTGCATGCCATCGACAATGCCGGAAGCATTGCATACATTTTGGCCGACTCGGGGGCTTCCTTGCTGGTCGTGGCCGACGTCAAGGCCTGGCAGAAAATTTGCGCAACAGGTCAGAACCTGCCCGAACTCCAGGCCGTGATTCACGCACAGCAAGGCCGACCGAACGACTCGTCGAACGCTTGCATCGTGCCTATCGAACAAGCAGAGCAGGACTCAGTCAAGGCCTTGCAGCGTAAGCCGGTCATTGTGTTGTCCGCCTGGCTTCAGGCCGGTCAGCGGCGTACCTCTGCCCTCCCCCTGCCACCAAAGAAAACGGAGTTGGCAGGCATTGTCTATACCTCCGGAACGACGGGAAAGCCCAAGGGCGTCATGCTCACTCACGACAACGTAGTCAGTGATTTACACGCGGTGATGCAGCGTGTGAAGGCCTTCCCTGAGGACGTCTTTCTCTCGTTTCTGCCGCTCTCACATACTTTCGAGCGAACTGCGGGCTACTACCTGGCCGTTGCTACCGGTTCCTGCGTCGCCTACGCACGCTCTGTTGCACAACTCGCACAGGATATGAAGCAGGTCAAGCCGACCGTACTGATCTCGGTGCCTCGCATCTATGAACGTGTTTATGCCAAGGTTCAAGAGTCGCTTGCTTCCAGCCCTCTTAAGCACAAGCTGTTTGACGCTGCAGTCAGCAAAGGCTGGAAGAGCTTCTGCGCTCATCAAGGCATGCCCTTGGGGGAGCAACTGGAAGTCAAGGCCAACTGGGCTTGCGCCTTGCCCGGCTGGCTTCTGCGCAAACTTGTCGCCCAACCCCTACTTGCACAGTTTGGAGGCCGGCTTCGCGTGGCTGTGAGTGGCGGAGCACCACTGTCTCCGACAATTGCGCGCACTTTTCTGGGCCTGGGCCTGCCCATGGTGCAAGGCTATGGCATGACCGAAACCGCTCCAGTTGTCAGCGCCAACGGACTCGACGATAACTGGCCCGATACCGTTGGTCGTGTACTGCCGGGCATTGAGGTCCGAATTGGCGAGGATCAGGAGTTGCAGGTGTCTGGCCCGGTAGTGATGCGCGGTTATTGGAATCGTCCGGAAGACACCGCCAAAGCCTTTACTGCCGATGGCTGGCTGAGAACCGGTGACCAGGCTTCAATCGAAAATGGCCGTATCCGAATCAAAGGTCGCATCAAGGAAATCATTGTGACATCGACGGGAGAGAAAGTGCCCCCCAATGATGTGGAACAGGCCATCCTCGTCGATCCCCTGTTTGAGCAAGTGTTCGTGATTGGCGAGGATCGTCCATTCATTGCCTGCATTGCGGTTGTTAGTCAAATGGAATGGGAAATGCTCGCCACGAGTGTTGGGCTGAACCCGAATGATGGATCCAGTCTGCACCATGCAGCAGCAGAGAGAGAAGTGCTTACCCGAATCGAAAAGCAGACACGCAACTTCGCTCGTTATGCAGTGCCCAGAGCCATCCACCTGGTCAGGGATAGCTGGAACATTGACAACGGCCTGATGACCCCTACCCTCAAGCTCAAGCGAAAAAACCTGATGGCTTGCTACGAAGACGCTATCGAGCAGATGTATGTCAAGCCTATTGACAGCTGGAAGACGAAGGCTCAGTAA
- a CDS encoding MHYT domain-containing protein produces the protein MLAQFFWSPSADAHVLKGEYDPFLVTLSLAVCWIASGQALRHAAFARLATSRQLRNWSIVSGSLALGIGIWAMHFIGMLAYSMHAAVQYDLPVTVFSIIPGIAASAVALALLAHNELNLRQLALGGLTVGIGIAAMHYSGMAAMRMPATHQYSPLWFAISLIVGVALATLALWIRFGLARFNLKQDHWRKTLAAIIMGAAISGMHYTAMLALRVTAEHETHDAASSNDRLILALTIAVITLLFGGLIAQANALIQYRSRWLKVDMNEARLQALVNMAADGIICIDNRGCVTDYNPAAEVIFGWSPDEVLGQNVKMLMPAALFNQHDHYLEQHEAGQRNNAPPLENKISEVLGQHKDGTLIPMRLALSQAEARGQRMYVGLLTDLSDRKRTERQLHIAATVFNHSFEGMVVLDANRKIVDINPAFARISGLNRQAAKNKEFSSLFIHGDDNTSVQWPQIWTEIGKKGHWQGMRVMHHDRNRHQISLTAVRDEQQRLHHYIAVCYQSIDIPLGATI, from the coding sequence ATGCTGGCGCAATTTTTCTGGAGCCCGTCTGCCGACGCTCACGTGCTTAAGGGTGAATATGACCCCTTCCTTGTGACCTTATCGCTGGCAGTTTGCTGGATTGCCTCTGGCCAAGCTTTGCGCCATGCTGCTTTCGCCAGACTGGCCACATCAAGGCAGTTGCGCAACTGGTCCATTGTGAGCGGGTCGCTGGCACTGGGCATAGGAATCTGGGCCATGCATTTCATCGGCATGCTCGCTTATTCGATGCATGCTGCAGTTCAGTATGATTTGCCGGTCACCGTCTTCTCCATCATTCCAGGTATCGCAGCATCAGCAGTGGCCCTTGCCTTGCTGGCTCACAATGAACTCAATCTCAGGCAATTGGCATTAGGTGGCTTGACGGTTGGTATCGGCATTGCTGCCATGCATTACAGCGGCATGGCAGCAATGCGCATGCCTGCCACGCACCAGTATTCACCACTCTGGTTTGCCATTTCTCTTATTGTTGGCGTAGCACTGGCCACCTTGGCGCTCTGGATTCGTTTCGGGCTGGCACGCTTCAACCTCAAACAAGACCACTGGCGCAAAACACTGGCGGCCATCATCATGGGCGCCGCGATCTCGGGCATGCATTACACAGCCATGCTGGCGCTGCGAGTCACGGCCGAACATGAAACACATGACGCGGCATCATCGAATGATCGTTTGATTCTGGCGCTGACCATTGCCGTGATAACTCTGCTATTTGGCGGATTGATTGCACAGGCCAATGCCTTGATTCAGTACCGCAGTCGCTGGCTGAAAGTGGATATGAATGAAGCCCGACTGCAAGCTTTGGTGAATATGGCAGCAGATGGAATTATCTGCATCGATAATCGGGGATGTGTAACTGATTACAACCCGGCAGCTGAGGTCATATTCGGCTGGAGCCCAGATGAAGTACTGGGCCAGAACGTGAAAATGCTCATGCCCGCTGCACTGTTCAACCAGCATGATCACTATCTGGAACAGCATGAAGCCGGCCAGCGAAACAACGCGCCACCTCTGGAGAACAAGATTTCAGAGGTGCTGGGTCAGCACAAGGACGGTACGCTGATCCCCATGCGCCTGGCGTTGAGCCAAGCCGAGGCACGGGGTCAGCGCATGTATGTAGGCCTTCTGACCGATCTCTCAGACCGTAAGCGAACCGAGCGGCAACTGCATATAGCTGCCACGGTATTCAATCATTCCTTCGAAGGCATGGTGGTTCTTGATGCGAACCGGAAAATTGTAGACATCAACCCGGCCTTTGCACGTATCAGCGGCTTGAACCGCCAAGCGGCGAAGAACAAGGAGTTTTCCAGTCTTTTCATCCATGGCGATGACAACACGTCTGTCCAGTGGCCGCAGATCTGGACGGAAATCGGTAAAAAAGGACACTGGCAAGGCATGCGCGTCATGCACCATGACAGGAACCGCCATCAGATTTCCCTGACGGCTGTGCGCGACGAGCAGCAGCGCTTGCACCATTACATCGCCGTCTGCTATCAAAGCATCGATATCCCGCTCGGAGCCACAATCTGA